The window ATTGCAAATCTGCCGCAGGACTTCCAGTTTCGAACGGTGCTGGTTTGAGTGCTTTTTTGTTTTCACCTGCTCCGTGTGGCGCAGTCAAAATCCTCAGACCAGCATTTTCTGCTTCTACTCCTGTGGTTTGCTACTGATTCAGAATGGCAAGATGGAGTGTTGTCAGCAGGTGACTTCGTGTTTATCTTCGGGGTAATACCAAAGAGCAAACACAACCATCCCATGAGCACTGATGTCATCGAATTGAAGCCAGCCTTGTTGCGGGTGGAAGTCACTTATCGTGGCGAGACGCAGAAGTTTGAGTTTGAGGGCAAGGAAGTGGTGATCGGGCGGCCGAACCCTTATCTGCCGCCGACGTTGGATCTTTCGGATGATATTCTTGTCTCCCGCACGCATGCGCGCATCTGGGTGAATACGGACGGGTATTGGATCGAGGATCTGGTGAGCAAGCACGGGACGTTTGTGAATGGTGGACGGTTGACGCTGAAGCGGGAGTTGCATCCGGGTGACTTTGTTCAGATCGGGGAAACGACGTTGAAGATACTGGTGCCAGCGGCAGCCAAGACCAAACGGATTTCCATAGTGGAGCCTGCCAAAGCCCCCGAAGAAGATGAGGTGAGCGTGGATAGCGCGATGGATGTAGAGGAGTTGCAACTAGGCAAAGTGCTGGCGGATTCTTCCGGCAAGACAGACCCGCAATTGGAGCAATTGCTGGAACTGCCCGTGAAACTGGCGAGCCAGCCCCATGCGGGAGGGCTCTCGAAATATCTGGTGGCTCATCTGCCGAAGGTGATTCCTGGTGTCGAAA of the Verrucomicrobiia bacterium genome contains:
- a CDS encoding FHA domain-containing protein; its protein translation is MSTDVIELKPALLRVEVTYRGETQKFEFEGKEVVIGRPNPYLPPTLDLSDDILVSRTHARIWVNTDGYWIEDLVSKHGTFVNGGRLTLKRELHPGDFVQIGETTLKILVPAAAKTKRISIVEPAKAPEEDEVSVDSAMDVEELQLGKVLADSSGKTDPQLEQLLELPVKLASQPHAGGLSKYLVAHLPKVIPGVERAALLLVHSGTAELVTSACFPADDSPVSRTLAMRAVKEGRGLIWRKVMDGVETPTIRMSEMKVGMFAPMVWDHKTLGVISVDNPKRNNRFSERDLRVLMLVAAYAAMALAVVRAKEVSAAR